A DNA window from Parabacteroides johnsonii DSM 18315 contains the following coding sequences:
- a CDS encoding lamin tail domain-containing protein codes for MKQFILFLFVLLPFCVNSQVNETFDGPTLGADWIGKDRGQFAINADGRLQLNIEPTESGTASIGKEIAYSSDMQWEFDVHMQKSPSDKNKLYVYLYQENDERFCYVHIGNVGYKELGLKHHGNTDLISPQTEFEAFPLLLHVKVTLEDHERWNLYYKTDEMTGYRSEGSALFATDESVGKGNLIFTFYYTKTLSDLFSIDNVRILNRVTETPLEPEIPDKPEILPNLIEVESFSASNLLFSFDSPVDISDAVFNISTIGDAYTKSYVDTDTKRVVSTFFEKKMQTDCSYTISYTGLKSLSGKAMQDECLEVILQEEGSDPSPEPDPVPGRPDSYPKGSVVINEVMAKPGNGGMVEYVELRNMTSASVSLHKWEYKNVTGRKTKVLPNIDLPAGGYAVLLDDEEKLSVPAQAALILLEKFPALNDNGATLQLWDAAGNKIEEMTYDAATSGVSWELSEGRWLLSTAVSGGTPGAVNSNPQIEEKPEDPDDPDENPEGPEEPSVPDEFEPVLPGEIIINELLPDPYAGGSEYIELYNRSEHALSLSALSLAIRKSDGTLSTRYPLTSVPHNLKAKGYLLLTKNLEGVTSFYDIADLSAFCELSKLPILANTSSTLALLRTADKIVIDEVAYSSKWHAHSVKNVKGVALERIDPDAATQDPANWTSASKTVGCGTPGYQNSQYKNASSGDATGIEPPVWIEESGSYTVSYLLDRPGYSCRAFVFNTSGLRVAEISNHELLGISGKIIWSGIANNGSPLQAGIYIFYAEIYHPEGMVKRFKKAFLIR; via the coding sequence ATGAAACAATTTATTCTTTTTCTCTTCGTATTACTTCCTTTTTGTGTGAATTCACAGGTGAATGAGACGTTTGATGGCCCGACGTTGGGGGCCGACTGGATCGGCAAGGACAGAGGGCAGTTTGCAATCAATGCCGATGGCAGGCTTCAGTTGAATATCGAACCGACTGAGTCAGGTACTGCTTCCATCGGCAAAGAAATCGCCTATTCGTCCGATATGCAATGGGAGTTTGATGTGCATATGCAGAAGTCTCCAAGTGACAAGAATAAACTATATGTTTACCTGTACCAAGAGAATGACGAACGCTTTTGTTATGTGCATATAGGAAATGTCGGCTATAAGGAGTTAGGCTTGAAACATCATGGCAATACCGATTTGATATCGCCTCAGACAGAATTCGAGGCCTTTCCTCTGCTGCTGCACGTGAAAGTGACGCTTGAAGATCACGAACGTTGGAATTTATATTACAAAACCGATGAAATGACCGGATATCGTTCGGAAGGTTCAGCCTTGTTTGCGACAGACGAATCGGTAGGGAAAGGCAATCTGATCTTTACATTTTATTATACGAAGACATTGAGCGATTTGTTCAGTATCGACAATGTGCGTATTCTCAACCGAGTGACAGAGACTCCACTCGAACCGGAGATACCAGACAAACCTGAAATCTTGCCGAATCTCATAGAAGTAGAGTCGTTTTCGGCCTCTAATCTTTTGTTCTCTTTCGACAGTCCGGTCGATATCTCCGATGCGGTTTTCAATATCTCGACTATTGGAGACGCCTATACAAAGAGTTATGTGGATACTGATACTAAACGGGTTGTCAGTACCTTCTTTGAGAAAAAAATGCAGACTGACTGTTCGTACACAATCTCTTATACAGGATTAAAGTCATTGTCGGGAAAGGCGATGCAAGATGAATGCTTGGAAGTCATATTGCAGGAAGAAGGCTCGGATCCTTCTCCTGAACCGGATCCTGTGCCAGGCAGACCTGATTCGTATCCAAAGGGATCAGTCGTTATCAATGAGGTTATGGCAAAACCTGGGAACGGGGGAATGGTGGAGTATGTTGAGTTACGCAACATGACTTCTGCTTCCGTTTCCTTGCATAAATGGGAGTATAAGAATGTGACGGGCAGGAAAACGAAAGTCTTGCCGAATATCGATTTGCCGGCTGGTGGATATGCTGTTCTGTTGGACGATGAAGAGAAGTTGTCCGTTCCTGCCCAAGCAGCGCTTATCCTGCTTGAAAAGTTTCCGGCATTGAACGACAATGGTGCGACGCTACAGTTGTGGGATGCTGCCGGGAATAAGATAGAAGAGATGACGTATGATGCTGCGACCTCCGGTGTGTCTTGGGAGCTGTCGGAAGGGAGATGGCTGCTTTCTACCGCCGTTTCGGGAGGAACACCCGGAGCAGTTAATTCTAACCCTCAAATAGAAGAAAAGCCGGAAGATCCTGACGATCCCGACGAGAACCCGGAGGGTCCAGAAGAGCCGTCTGTCCCGGATGAATTCGAACCTGTCCTCCCAGGAGAAATCATCATTAACGAGTTGCTCCCCGATCCGTATGCCGGAGGCAGCGAATATATCGAGTTGTATAACCGCTCGGAGCATGCCTTGTCTTTGTCCGCCCTTTCTCTCGCCATCCGTAAATCGGACGGGACGCTCAGCACCCGCTATCCTTTGACTTCTGTCCCGCATAATCTGAAAGCAAAAGGTTATCTCCTTTTGACCAAGAATTTGGAAGGCGTAACCTCTTTCTACGACATTGCCGATCTGTCTGCTTTTTGTGAGTTATCCAAACTTCCTATCCTTGCTAATACCTCTTCTACTTTGGCATTGCTTCGTACGGCAGATAAAATAGTAATAGATGAAGTCGCCTATTCTTCTAAATGGCACGCCCATTCGGTCAAAAACGTCAAAGGAGTCGCTCTTGAGCGTATCGATCCGGATGCCGCTACGCAAGATCCTGCCAATTGGACTTCCGCTTCCAAAACAGTAGGTTGCGGTACCCCTGGCTATCAGAACTCCCAATATAAAAATGCTTCATCGGGCGATGCTACGGGAATAGAGCCTCCTGTGTGGATAGAAGAATCCGGCAGCTACACCGTTTCTTACCTGCTCGATCGTCCGGGATATAGCTGTCGCGCTTTCGTTTTCAATACCTCCGGGCTGCGTGTTGCCGAGATATCCAATCATGAGTTGTTAGGCATTTCCGGCAAAATCATATGGAGTGGCATAGCTAACAACGGAAGTCCGTTGCAAGCAGGTATCTATATCTTCTATGCTGAAATATATCATCCCGAAGGTATGGTGAAACGCTTCAAGAAAGCTTTCCTGATCAGGTGA
- a CDS encoding DUF3575 domain-containing protein, translating to MNRVYLVLVCLCCAFCARSQVVAVKTNVLYDVTTTFNLGAEVAFDKHLSLDISGNYNPWTLPDDKSIKHWLVQPELRYWLHERFNGHFLGVHALYADYDVAGKTLLNVMKSDYAYEGNAYGGGISYGYQLYLSPHWNIEFTAGVGYVRFKYDKTPFPAGQEAAGSYRNDYFGPTKLGISIMYIIK from the coding sequence ATGAATAGAGTCTATCTCGTCCTTGTCTGTCTGTGTTGTGCTTTCTGTGCCCGGTCGCAGGTGGTTGCCGTCAAAACGAATGTGCTGTATGATGTCACTACGACTTTCAACCTGGGAGCTGAAGTTGCATTCGATAAACATCTTTCGCTGGATATTTCCGGCAATTACAATCCCTGGACTCTCCCGGACGATAAATCCATTAAGCACTGGCTCGTACAACCGGAGTTGCGCTATTGGCTGCATGAACGGTTTAACGGACATTTTTTGGGTGTCCATGCCCTGTATGCCGATTATGATGTGGCAGGCAAGACACTTTTGAATGTGATGAAGTCCGATTATGCTTATGAGGGCAATGCCTATGGGGGCGGTATTTCGTATGGCTATCAGTTATATCTTTCACCCCATTGGAATATCGAGTTTACTGCCGGAGTCGGATATGTTCGTTTCAAGTACGACAAAACGCCTTTCCCGGCGGGCCAGGAGGCGGCAGGCAGTTATCGGAATGACTATTTCGGGCCTACCAAGTTAGGGATAAGTATCATGTATATCATTAAATAA
- a CDS encoding fimbrillin family protein, producing MKIIKYTFGLLLLILSGCNETDVPLVEVTPSQAIHFSTRIQTLTTKSIITGTTLPDNSQIGVFSWGHHKNDGSVNTTLRKDLANNLYTKEAGDTELAASTDAHYPINPDTLLNFYAYYPYIQSAAHTSGSIPFDLSKQEDIMWSTPVLNRSKATNEEAVNLAFNHLLSAVTIKFQKDDDIKEEMILESISLANYSPTLQLDIQTGKLTQAVSTATYTFIKGLNTPVIPAQQTIVTDYLLFPVPKPVFIVRMSGKEYTIESLKAFESGKKQTYEFTLQAKDIHLSGSINPWTDGGSSNETVYF from the coding sequence ATGAAAATCATCAAATACACGTTTGGACTATTACTTCTTATACTATCTGGTTGTAATGAAACAGATGTACCACTGGTAGAAGTAACGCCATCACAAGCCATCCACTTTTCCACCCGTATCCAAACCCTTACCACCAAGTCCATCATTACCGGAACTACCCTTCCCGACAACTCCCAAATCGGAGTCTTTTCCTGGGGACATCATAAAAACGACGGAAGCGTCAATACGACACTCCGTAAAGATCTGGCAAACAATCTCTATACCAAAGAAGCCGGCGACACTGAATTAGCAGCTTCGACAGACGCCCATTATCCCATCAATCCTGACACCTTGCTAAATTTCTACGCTTACTATCCTTATATACAGTCGGCCGCCCATACATCTGGAAGCATTCCATTCGATCTAAGCAAACAAGAAGATATCATGTGGTCCACTCCCGTATTGAACCGGAGTAAAGCCACAAACGAAGAAGCGGTTAACCTCGCTTTCAACCACCTCCTTTCCGCCGTCACCATCAAATTCCAAAAAGATGATGATATCAAAGAAGAGATGATTTTAGAAAGCATCTCTTTAGCCAATTACTCCCCGACTTTGCAACTCGATATTCAAACAGGCAAACTGACACAGGCGGTTTCCACTGCAACCTATACATTTATCAAAGGCTTAAATACGCCTGTCATTCCAGCGCAACAGACGATCGTTACCGACTATTTGCTTTTTCCGGTTCCTAAGCCCGTGTTTATCGTGCGTATGAGCGGGAAAGAGTACACCATCGAGTCCTTAAAAGCATTCGAGTCAGGAAAGAAACAAACCTACGAATTCACTTTACAAGCGAAAGACATCCATCTCTCCGGCAGCATCAATCCCTGGACAGATGGAGGTTCAAGCAATGAGACGGTTTATTTTTAG
- the rfbD gene encoding dTDP-4-dehydrorhamnose reductase — protein MKKILVIGANGFAGRRILDKLSSNGECEVVGCSLHPDIQPGEKHTFVRVDMNDYPAVEVLFDHVCPDVVINCSALSVPDYCEQHREEAYAINVAAVENLAHCCEQQGSRFIHLSTDFVFDGKSDRLYTEEDMPAPLNYYGLTKYQGEQAVARNCRNYAVARVVVVYGKALPGQHGNILQLVKNRLEAGQEIRVVSDQYRTPTWVADIADGVEKLVYSGNSGIYHICGGEYLSIAEMAYRVADYFKLDHSLICPVTTEEMKEATPRPRNSGLSIDKAKLELGYRPHTLEEGLREMA, from the coding sequence ATGAAAAAGATATTGGTTATAGGTGCAAACGGGTTTGCTGGGCGGAGAATTCTGGATAAACTTTCGTCGAACGGGGAATGTGAGGTTGTCGGTTGTTCTCTTCATCCGGATATCCAGCCGGGGGAAAAGCATACGTTTGTCCGGGTGGATATGAATGATTATCCGGCAGTGGAAGTCTTGTTCGATCATGTATGCCCTGATGTCGTGATCAATTGCTCGGCTCTTTCCGTCCCTGATTACTGTGAGCAGCACCGTGAAGAGGCGTATGCGATTAATGTGGCGGCGGTGGAGAATCTGGCGCACTGTTGCGAGCAGCAGGGAAGCCGCTTTATCCATCTGTCGACGGATTTTGTGTTTGACGGGAAAAGCGACCGTCTCTATACGGAAGAGGATATGCCTGCTCCGCTTAACTACTATGGCCTGACCAAGTATCAGGGAGAACAGGCGGTTGCAAGGAACTGTCGCAACTATGCGGTTGCCCGTGTGGTTGTCGTCTATGGGAAAGCATTGCCGGGACAGCATGGCAATATCCTGCAACTGGTCAAGAATCGTTTGGAGGCAGGGCAGGAGATCCGTGTCGTTTCCGACCAATATCGTACGCCGACTTGGGTGGCGGATATCGCAGATGGCGTAGAGAAGCTGGTGTATTCCGGCAATTCCGGCATTTATCATATCTGTGGCGGGGAATATCTCTCTATCGCCGAAATGGCGTACCGTGTAGCCGATTATTTCAAGTTGGATCATTCCCTGATCTGTCCCGTTACAACGGAAGAAATGAAGGAGGCAACGCCACGTCCGCGTAATAGCGGATTGTCTATTGATAAAGCGAAGCTCGAGTTAGGCTATCGCCCGCATACGCTGGAAGAAGGGTTAAGGGAAATGGCATAA
- a CDS encoding aspartate-semialdehyde dehydrogenase translates to MKVAIVGVSGAVGQEFLRVLDERNFPMDELVLFGSSRSAGRVYTFRGKQITVKELKHNDDFKGIDVAFVSAGGGTSIEFAETITKHGTVMIDNSSAFRMDNDVPLVVPEVNPEDALNRPRGIIANPNCTTIQMVVALKAIEGLSHIKRVHVSTYQAASGAGATAMAELVKQYEQLLKGEEPTVEKFAYQLAYNVIPHVDVFTDNGYTKEEMKMYNETRKIMHSDIEVSATCVRVPVMRAHSEATWVETEQPISVEEARKAFAEAEGVILQDEPAKKDYPMPLFIAGKDPVYVGRIRKDITNPNGLTFWTVSDQIKKGAALNAVQIAEYLLKVKNIG, encoded by the coding sequence ATGAAAGTAGCAATTGTTGGAGTGAGTGGAGCGGTAGGACAGGAATTCCTGCGCGTACTCGACGAGAGAAACTTCCCGATGGATGAGCTGGTGCTTTTTGGCTCATCTCGCAGTGCCGGACGTGTTTATACTTTCCGTGGTAAACAGATTACCGTCAAGGAGCTTAAGCATAACGACGACTTCAAGGGAATCGATGTTGCTTTTGTTTCGGCCGGTGGCGGTACTTCTATCGAGTTCGCAGAAACCATTACGAAACATGGTACTGTGATGATCGACAATTCCAGCGCATTCCGCATGGACAACGATGTACCTTTGGTTGTTCCCGAAGTGAACCCGGAAGATGCACTGAATCGTCCGCGTGGTATCATTGCCAATCCGAACTGTACCACTATCCAGATGGTCGTTGCATTGAAGGCGATCGAAGGCCTGTCGCATATCAAACGCGTACACGTATCGACTTACCAGGCTGCCAGCGGTGCAGGCGCAACAGCTATGGCCGAACTGGTAAAACAATATGAACAACTGTTGAAAGGCGAAGAACCGACAGTGGAGAAGTTCGCTTATCAACTGGCTTACAATGTCATCCCGCACGTAGACGTATTTACGGATAACGGCTACACGAAGGAAGAAATGAAGATGTATAACGAAACACGCAAGATCATGCACTCCGACATCGAAGTGAGCGCAACTTGTGTACGTGTTCCGGTTATGCGTGCCCACAGCGAAGCGACTTGGGTAGAGACAGAACAACCGATCAGTGTAGAAGAAGCCCGTAAGGCGTTCGCTGAAGCCGAAGGTGTTATCCTGCAGGACGAACCGGCAAAGAAAGACTACCCGATGCCATTGTTCATCGCCGGAAAAGACCCTGTCTACGTGGGCCGTATCCGTAAGGACATCACGAATCCGAACGGCTTGACTTTCTGGACGGTGAGCGACCAGATCAAGAAAGGGGCAGCCTTGAATGCCGTACAGATCGCAGAGTATTTGTTGAAGGTAAAGAATATCGGATAA
- a CDS encoding DUF3868 domain-containing protein codes for MRTIPYILFFLFTVLSCPAQELLSDYRGMVYVRENSIEQQGDNLMLNLQIDLSGLSVGRYQSLAIAPMLREGRDSLKLQPIVVNGANKQKMYERTLAFKGKVVADDGGYLVVKNQPTLLREVTYRMAVPFESWMKGAELVLVGELKNYDGVTKEVYINILTDNLIF; via the coding sequence ATGAGAACAATTCCATATATCCTGTTTTTTCTTTTTACCGTCTTGTCCTGTCCTGCTCAGGAACTTCTGTCCGATTACCGGGGAATGGTGTATGTAAGAGAAAATAGTATCGAGCAGCAGGGAGATAACTTGATGTTGAATTTGCAAATCGACTTGTCCGGATTGTCCGTAGGCCGCTACCAAAGCCTGGCGATTGCACCGATGCTCCGTGAAGGGCGCGATTCGCTGAAGCTTCAACCGATCGTTGTGAACGGAGCCAATAAGCAGAAGATGTACGAACGGACCCTTGCCTTTAAAGGAAAAGTTGTGGCTGATGACGGGGGGTATCTGGTTGTGAAAAATCAACCGACCTTACTTCGGGAGGTTACTTATCGGATGGCAGTCCCTTTCGAGTCTTGGATGAAGGGAGCGGAGCTTGTCTTGGTCGGCGAACTGAAAAATTATGATGGTGTTACAAAGGAGGTCTATATAAATATTTTGACGGATAATCTAATCTTTTGA
- a CDS encoding DUF5119 domain-containing protein has protein sequence MNIQNCIKTGIVFTICCIIITLIRCSTEKTPSLDKQGDIQYSFKWDKRLKGYPAPERVRYCFYPTDGGSVIQMEDDADELSFTLPPARYKLLIFNCDAADIDFRNTNKFETAEAYLQTTKTAESAQAGKIPLYGVVVEELEIKAGSNELIEFTPEPLVRNLSIKVKVDGMEKITNCKGTISGMSTSINLSRQEIVTGEKTDLTFETTPSEEGVNANILILGKPKEKGEEPSEKPETPTHEVTLDFTLSDGSSSSSTIDLGTSIDETEGHDIDVAIEASVVPGPTFTVKINHWEVAAGDSLIIE, from the coding sequence ATGAACATTCAGAATTGTATAAAAACAGGAATCGTCTTTACCATTTGTTGCATTATCATCACACTGATCAGATGCAGTACGGAAAAGACACCGAGTCTGGACAAACAGGGCGACATACAATATTCCTTCAAATGGGATAAGCGCTTGAAAGGATATCCGGCCCCGGAACGGGTTAGATACTGTTTCTATCCGACAGACGGAGGTTCAGTCATCCAGATGGAAGATGATGCCGATGAATTGAGTTTCACATTGCCGCCTGCCCGCTATAAATTATTGATATTTAATTGTGATGCCGCAGACATCGATTTTAGAAACACCAATAAGTTTGAAACAGCCGAGGCTTACCTTCAAACGACAAAGACGGCCGAAAGCGCTCAAGCAGGAAAAATCCCCTTATACGGGGTTGTTGTTGAAGAATTAGAAATAAAAGCCGGGAGCAACGAGTTAATCGAATTCACTCCCGAACCATTGGTCCGTAACCTGTCCATCAAGGTCAAAGTAGACGGAATGGAGAAGATAACAAATTGTAAAGGGACCATCAGCGGTATGTCGACTTCCATCAATCTAAGCAGACAGGAGATTGTAACCGGTGAGAAGACAGACCTGACATTCGAAACCACCCCTTCAGAGGAAGGAGTAAATGCAAACATTCTGATACTGGGAAAACCTAAAGAAAAAGGAGAAGAACCATCGGAAAAACCGGAGACTCCCACTCATGAGGTAACATTAGATTTTACCTTATCCGACGGTAGCAGCAGTTCTTCCACCATCGACTTAGGAACCTCCATCGACGAAACCGAAGGCCACGACATAGACGTAGCCATAGAAGCCTCCGTCGTTCCCGGCCCCACTTTCACAGTCAAAATCAACCATTGGGAAGTAGCAGCCGGAGACAGTCTAATCATCGAATAA
- a CDS encoding clostripain-related cysteine peptidase: MKFKLITLFIILCLGFTSCSENETPEPRTPRTILVYMMANNSLNSFASKNIESMIEGATGKNLNGGNLIVYYAPSGSNPELLQIKEENGIVKKFHLKDYEKQNSADPDVMRSVISEVVSQYPADSYGLVLWSHGTAWLPSDYQNKLKAFGQDGNNWMEIDDLAKGLPDDVFNFILFDACYMASIECAYELRDKAEYILASPTETLADGWPYKEMMPQLFATDLQLEKVGETFYNYYLNDSYPYATVSLTKTSELDNLKSVTHDILADKTESDIYSLDLKEMQRLEYLYRSPGMLYDFNDYIKQLATAEQYDRFISCLDKAVVYKAHTPKSYYAAIGNALPINSYCGLTVFVPQESLPKMLEWYQQRVSWYQAVYE, translated from the coding sequence ATGAAATTTAAACTTATCACTCTGTTTATCATCCTTTGCTTAGGATTCACAAGCTGTTCCGAGAACGAGACCCCGGAACCCCGGACACCTCGCACCATCTTAGTCTATATGATGGCCAATAACAGCCTCAACAGCTTCGCCTCGAAAAACATAGAAAGCATGATAGAAGGAGCGACCGGCAAAAACCTTAACGGAGGGAATCTGATCGTTTATTATGCCCCTTCTGGCTCGAACCCGGAACTTCTTCAGATAAAAGAAGAAAACGGCATTGTCAAGAAATTCCATCTGAAGGACTATGAAAAACAGAACTCTGCTGATCCAGACGTGATGCGGAGCGTGATCAGCGAAGTGGTTTCACAATATCCGGCAGACAGTTACGGATTGGTGTTATGGAGCCACGGGACTGCCTGGCTTCCTTCCGACTACCAGAATAAACTGAAAGCGTTCGGACAGGACGGCAACAACTGGATGGAGATCGACGACCTGGCAAAGGGGTTGCCGGACGACGTATTTAATTTTATCCTGTTCGATGCCTGCTATATGGCAAGCATCGAATGTGCATATGAGCTTAGAGACAAAGCAGAATATATCTTAGCTTCCCCGACAGAGACATTGGCGGACGGATGGCCTTATAAAGAGATGATGCCGCAATTGTTCGCTACCGACCTACAATTGGAAAAGGTAGGCGAAACCTTCTACAACTATTATCTGAACGATTCCTATCCGTATGCGACCGTATCGCTTACGAAAACGAGCGAACTGGATAATCTGAAAAGCGTAACACATGATATCTTGGCAGATAAGACCGAAAGCGATATTTACAGCCTCGATCTAAAGGAGATGCAAAGATTGGAATATTTATACCGCAGCCCGGGAATGCTCTATGACTTCAATGATTATATCAAGCAGTTGGCGACAGCCGAACAATACGACCGTTTCATCAGTTGCCTGGACAAAGCAGTCGTCTACAAGGCACATACGCCAAAGTCCTACTACGCCGCCATAGGAAACGCATTGCCGATTAACAGCTATTGCGGCCTGACCGTTTTCGTTCCGCAAGAATCTCTACCCAAAATGCTCGAATGGTATCAACAAAGGGTTAGCTGGTATCAGGCGGTTTATGAATAA
- a CDS encoding fimbrillin family protein encodes MKNLVVSMLAIASISVLSSCSNESDVIDEVTGGNQDKVEIKLSAGVILTKTPIENGTDGNANYPTTTVPLQIVAAPDAPSAVWTDVATVASTPQLSTDGKIDFTNATKLYYNANASNKSHLIAYSPEGTNTAGQVEWTIDGTKDIIIAKAVSGSKTEGQQMAPLSFKHLLTQLQFEVIGSEAAKATFGKIVSIKVKDALTKPKMTFSDNEVTTLDWTNTTDKTNLSVRNQNDDQEIANIDMPVTADAQNVGYLMLQPAESYTLLVATDNVTEKEVTITMTGAATIGNAHKITLTFSATGIEPTATITGWGTGTTSGSGTFD; translated from the coding sequence ATGAAAAATTTAGTAGTAAGCATGCTTGCAATAGCAAGCATTTCAGTTTTGAGCAGCTGCTCAAACGAAAGCGATGTGATTGACGAAGTGACTGGCGGTAATCAGGATAAGGTGGAGATAAAGTTGAGCGCTGGCGTTATATTAACAAAGACCCCTATTGAAAATGGAACTGATGGTAATGCCAATTATCCTACAACAACTGTTCCGTTACAAATTGTTGCAGCTCCAGACGCTCCATCAGCAGTTTGGACAGATGTAGCAACTGTGGCATCCACTCCTCAATTAAGTACAGATGGGAAAATTGATTTTACAAATGCAACTAAATTATATTATAATGCAAATGCAAGCAATAAATCGCATTTAATTGCATACAGCCCTGAAGGAACAAATACTGCTGGACAAGTCGAATGGACTATAGATGGAACAAAAGATATAATAATTGCAAAAGCCGTTAGTGGTTCAAAAACAGAGGGCCAACAGATGGCCCCTTTATCATTCAAACATCTATTAACTCAATTACAATTTGAAGTCATTGGAAGCGAAGCAGCAAAAGCAACATTTGGAAAGATAGTTTCCATCAAGGTAAAAGATGCTCTAACCAAACCCAAAATGACATTTAGTGATAATGAAGTAACTACATTAGACTGGACAAATACTACAGACAAAACAAATTTATCTGTTCGTAACCAGAACGATGATCAAGAGATTGCAAACATTGACATGCCAGTGACAGCAGATGCTCAAAACGTTGGTTATCTAATGTTACAGCCTGCTGAAAGTTACACTTTACTCGTTGCGACAGACAATGTTACAGAAAAAGAGGTCACTATTACAATGACTGGAGCAGCAACAATTGGTAATGCACATAAGATCACATTAACATTCAGTGCAACAGGTATTGAACCAACAGCAACTATTACAGGTTGGGGAACAGGTACTACTTCTGGAAGTGGAACATTTGATTAA
- a CDS encoding DcaP family trimeric outer membrane transporter, protein MKRYLLLFAALCMGMAGYAQKKNFSYKFYGQVRGDLFYNSRANAEIVDGLFHLYPKDKNLDADGNDLNATANGSFYLLYSRLGVDVTGPNIGKAVTTAKLEADFRGSGSNWAVLRIRHAYVNLDWGKSAVLVGQTWHPLFGDVSPQMLNLSTGAPFQPFNRSPQIRYRYTSGKGLQLTGAVLWQLQYLSAGPNGKSEEYIKNSCIPEVYVSADYKADGLIAGVGMEMLSLKPRQQTTVDDRVYKVNERVTSLSFEAHAKYTTRDWVIAGKTLLASNLTQACMLGGYAVTSVDPRTEEQEYTPYRHSMTWLNVVYGKKWKPGIFVGYLKNLGTGKAIAGPTYGVGLDVDQVFTTNLQLSYNLPHWKLGVEYSPSLAWYGDMNAENGKIENTHSVTNHRVLGVLIYMF, encoded by the coding sequence ATGAAAAGATACTTGCTACTCTTTGCGGCCTTGTGTATGGGTATGGCCGGTTATGCTCAGAAAAAGAATTTTTCTTATAAATTTTATGGGCAGGTGCGTGGCGACCTGTTTTATAATTCACGTGCCAATGCTGAAATTGTTGACGGGCTATTCCACCTTTATCCGAAAGACAAGAATTTGGATGCCGATGGAAATGACCTGAATGCTACAGCAAACGGGAGTTTCTATCTGCTCTATTCCCGCTTGGGAGTGGATGTGACGGGACCGAATATCGGGAAAGCCGTGACGACAGCCAAGTTGGAGGCGGATTTTCGTGGCTCCGGGAGTAATTGGGCAGTCTTGCGTATTCGCCATGCTTATGTCAACCTGGATTGGGGGAAATCAGCGGTGCTGGTGGGGCAAACCTGGCATCCGTTGTTCGGCGATGTGTCTCCGCAGATGTTGAACCTTTCGACCGGTGCGCCTTTCCAGCCGTTTAACCGTAGCCCGCAGATCCGTTACCGGTACACGTCGGGCAAAGGATTGCAACTGACGGGGGCTGTATTGTGGCAGTTGCAGTATTTGTCTGCCGGCCCGAACGGAAAAAGCGAGGAATATATAAAGAACAGTTGCATCCCGGAAGTCTACGTTTCGGCTGATTATAAGGCAGACGGTTTGATTGCCGGCGTCGGTATGGAAATGCTGTCCTTGAAACCCCGGCAGCAGACGACGGTGGACGACCGTGTGTATAAAGTGAACGAGCGCGTGACTTCCCTTTCTTTCGAGGCACATGCCAAATATACAACCCGGGACTGGGTGATTGCCGGTAAGACCTTGCTGGCTTCTAACTTGACGCAGGCCTGTATGCTGGGCGGTTATGCGGTTACCTCTGTCGATCCGCGTACAGAGGAACAGGAGTATACGCCTTACCGCCATTCCATGACCTGGTTGAATGTGGTCTATGGCAAGAAATGGAAACCGGGAATTTTTGTCGGCTATCTGAAGAACTTAGGGACGGGAAAGGCGATCGCCGGACCGACCTATGGCGTCGGACTGGATGTGGACCAGGTGTTTACCACTAACCTCCAACTTTCTTATAATCTGCCTCACTGGAAGTTGGGAGTGGAGTACAGCCCTTCTCTTGCTTGGTATGGAGATATGAATGCGGAAAATGGTAAAATAGAGAACACGCATTCGGTGACAAACCACCGTGTGTTGGGTGTCCTGATCTATATGTTCTGA